In one window of Streptomyces sp. FXJ1.172 DNA:
- the scpB gene encoding SMC-Scp complex subunit ScpB yields MSERTTEVPDELRAVAGLDLKPALEAMLMVVDEPAAEEHLAKLLERPRRQIADALRELADEYAVQGRGFELRYVAGGWRFSTRAEYAPAVERLVLDGQTARLTQAALETLAVVAYRQPVSRSRVSAVRGVNCDGVMRTLLQRGLVEEAGAEPETGAILYRTTNYFLERMGLRGLDELPELAPFLPEAEAIEAETQEGVPSFDPDAPDAPGVEDADD; encoded by the coding sequence GTGAGCGAGCGGACCACCGAGGTGCCGGACGAGCTGCGGGCCGTCGCCGGCCTCGACCTCAAGCCCGCCCTGGAGGCGATGCTCATGGTCGTGGACGAGCCGGCGGCCGAGGAGCACCTGGCGAAGCTGCTGGAGCGGCCGAGACGGCAGATCGCCGACGCGCTGCGGGAGCTGGCCGACGAGTACGCGGTCCAGGGCCGCGGCTTCGAGCTGCGCTACGTCGCAGGCGGCTGGCGTTTCTCCACGCGCGCGGAATACGCGCCGGCCGTCGAGAGGCTCGTCCTGGACGGGCAGACCGCCCGGCTCACCCAGGCGGCACTGGAGACGCTCGCGGTCGTCGCCTACCGCCAGCCGGTCAGCCGCAGCCGGGTCTCCGCCGTGCGCGGGGTCAACTGTGACGGCGTGATGCGCACCCTGCTCCAGCGCGGTCTGGTCGAGGAGGCGGGCGCGGAACCCGAAACAGGTGCGATCCTGTACAGGACGACGAACTACTTCCTGGAGCGGATGGGCCTGCGCGGCCTGGACGAGCTTCCGGAACTCGCGCCCTTCCTCCCGGAGGCGGAGGCGATCGAGGCCGAGACTCAGGAGGGGGTCCCGTCGTTCGACCCGGACGCGCCCGACGCGCCCGGCGTAGAGGACGCAGACGACTAA